From a single Rosa rugosa chromosome 7, drRosRugo1.1, whole genome shotgun sequence genomic region:
- the LOC133722274 gene encoding mRNA-decapping enzyme-like protein, translated as MSQSGKLMPNLDQQSTKMLNLTVLQRIDPFIEEILITAAHVTFYEFNIDNNQWSRKDVEGSLFVVKRNTQPRFQFIVMNRRNTDNLVENLLGDFEYEVQVPYLLYRNAAQEVNGIWFYNSRECEEVANLFTRILNAYSKVPPKSKVASSKSEFEELEAVPSMLVMEGPLEPSVNVTTASEPPEDSSFVNYLAAMNIGGNTSNIANSRQPYPSSGTAPPSSYAPNVVSSPAPSPLVPALSLSASSTQTPLPGTSDLTTSSSRVANLIKPSSFFPLPASSSSVIVPPISSAVPVPTAGALHPPVNLQRPYGTPMLQPFPPPTPPPSLTPNAPPTPNDGSHISREKVRDALLMLVQDDQFIDMFHHALLKVHHT; from the exons ATGTCTCAGTCGGGGAAATTGATGCCGAATCTGGATCAGCAGAGCACCAAAATGCTCAATCTCACCGTCCTCCAGAGAATCGATCCCTTCATCGAAGAGATTCTCATCACCGCCGCCCACGTCACCTTCTACGAATTCAACATCGACAATAACCAATGG AGTCGCAAGGATGTTGAAGGCTCTCTCTTTGTCGTTAAGAG GAATACTCAGCCTCGCTTCCAGTTCATTGTTATGAATCGGCGTAACACAG ATAACCTAGTGGAGAATCTCTTGGGAGATTTTGAGTATGAAGTTCAAGTTCCATATTTGTTGTATAGGAATGCGGCTCAGGAAGTTAATGGCATTTGGTTTTATAATTCACGTGAATGTGAGGAAGTTGCAAATCTCTTCACTAG GATTCTTAACGCATACTCAAAGGTTCCTCCAAAGTCCAAAGTAGCTTCTAGCAAAAG TGAATTTGAAGAACTTGAAGCAGTCCCATCGATGTTGGTCATGGAAGGGCCACTGGAGCCATCAGTGAATGTCACTACTGCCAGTGAACCTCCTGAAGATTCATCCTTTGTGAACTACTTG GCAGCTATGAATATTGGAGGTAACACTTCAAACATTGCAAATTCAAGACAGCCCTATCCTTCTTCTGGAACCGCTCCTCCGTCTTCCTATGCACCCAATGTCGTTTCATCTCCCGCACCATCCCCACTAGTACCTGCCCTTTCCCTTTCAGCCTCATCTACACAAACACCTTTGCCCGGTACATCTGATTTAACAACCAGCAGCAGCCGGGTGGCTAATCTTATAAAGCCATCTTCCTTTTTCCCCCTACCTGCTTCCTCATCTTCAGTGATTGTACCTCCCATTTCTTCAGCTGTGCCTGTTCCAACTGCCGGTGCTCTTCATCCTCCTGTGAATTTGCAACGCCCATATGGCACTCCAATGCTTCAACCCTTTCCACCACCAACGCCACCTCCATCTTTAACTCCTAATGCCCCTCCCACTCCCAACGATGGGTCTCATATAAGCAGAGAAAAAGTTCGGGATGCACTTCTGATGCTTGTTCag GACGATCAATTCATTGACATGTTTCACCATGCATTGCTGAAAGTGCACCATACATGA
- the LOC133721811 gene encoding small RNA-binding protein 11, chloroplastic-like, translated as MALLRRAVRLGPSLSSSSLIPPAILISCRALTTKLFVGGLSFYTTEKGLQEAFSQYGQVVEAQVVSDRVSDRSKGFGFVTFASQDEAHKAVEEMNGKALNGRVIFVDYAKPKSDYGGGVPIARGPPEVKIDG; from the exons ATGGCGCTGCTTAGAAGAGCGGTGAGGTTGGGCCCTAGTTTATCATCTTCCTCTCTTATTCCTCCGGCGATTCTAATCTCTTGCCGGGCACTAACTACTAAGCTCTTCGTCGGTG GACTATCATTTTACACTACGGAAAAGGGATTACAAGAAGCATTCTCTCAATATGGTCAAGTGGTTGAAG CTCAAGTAGTATCAGACAGAGTGTCGGACCGATCAaaaggatttggatttgttaccTTTGCTTCACAAGATGAAGCCCACAAAGCCGTAGAGGAGATGAATGGAAAG GCGCTGAATGGGCGTGTTATATTTGTGGACTATGCAAAGCCCAAATCAGATTATGGTGGTGGTGTGCCAATTGCAAGAGGACCTCCAGAAGTGAAAATTGATGGCTGA
- the LOC133723903 gene encoding casparian strip membrane protein 1 — MKSEATAIDVPEASGATRGKAPILTVPRKEKGGMKRGLGIIDLVLRIGAMVAALAAAATMGTSDQNLPFFTQFFQFEASYDDMPSFEFFLIAMSLVAGYLVLSIPFSIVAIIRPHASGPRLLLLIMDTVTLTLATAAAAAATSIVYLAHNGNANSNWLAICNQFGDFCQQISAAVVAAFMTVVTFVFLILLSALALRKH, encoded by the exons ATGAAGAGTGAAGCAACCGCCATTGATGTTCCTGAGGCAAGCGGAGCAACCAGAGGAAAAGCACCTATTTTGACGGTTCCTAGGAAAGAGAAGGGAGGAATGAAAAGAGGGCTTGGAATTATCGACTTGGTTTTAAGGATAGGTGCAATGGTGGCTGCTCTAGCTGCTGCTGCCACCATGGGGACTAGTGATCAGAACCTTCCTTTCTTCACTCAGTTCTTCCAGTTTGAAGCTAGCTATGATGACATGCCCAGTTTCGA GTTTTTCTTGATAGCAATGTCACTTGTAGCTGGCTACCTGGTGCTATCTATCCCCTTCTCCATAGTAGCCATTATTCGCCCCCATGCTTCTGGACCAAGGCTCTTGCTCCTCATCATGGACACT GTGACGCTTACTCTAGCGACTGCTGCTGCTGCGGCTGCAACATCCATAGTCTACTTAGCACACAATGGCAATGCCAACTCGAATTGGCTCGCCATTTGCAACCAGTTTGGTGATTTCTGCCAGCAAATCAGTGCGGCTGTGGTGGCAGCCTTTATGACTGTTGTTACCTTCGTGTTCTTGATTCTGCTCTCTGCTTTGGCTCTCCGAAAGCATTAg